CCACCTTCCCGGGGATATTCCTGGTGCTGACGTCTATGGGATTCAACCTGCTGGGGGATGGGCTCAGGGATCTGATAGACCCCAGGTTGAGGATCTGAGGTGATCCCATGAATCCCTTACTCTCGATCAGGAACCTTAGGACCTACTTCTTCACGTCCAGGGGTACGGTGAGGGCGGTGGACGACGTCAGCCTGGACGTATTCGAAGGGGAGGTCTTGGCTGTGGTGGGGGAGACCGGATGTGGCAAATCCACCTTAGGGCTCTCCGTGATGCGCCTGGTCCCCTACCCCGGGAGGATCATAGGGGGAGAGGTGCTTTACAAGGGTAAGAACCTCCTTGAGTTGGACGAGGGTGAGCTGAGGAGGATAAGGGGCAAGGAGATAGCGATTATATTCCAGAATCCATCGAAAGCCCTGAACCCAGTCTACAAAATCGGCTACCAGATCGCTGAGATGCCAAAGTATCACCTGGGGCTAAAGATGAGTGAAGCTTGGAGAATAGCTGTGGACCTGCTCCGAAGCGTCAGAATACCCGATCCTGAGCTCAAGGCCTCGAGCTATCCTCACTCCCTTAGCGGTGGGATGAAACAGAGGTCCCTGATAGCCATGATGATATCGCTCAAGCCGAACTTGCTCATCGCCGATGAACCCACGACGGCCCTTGATGTTACCGTTCAAGCTCAAATAATGGACTTACTTGAGGACATAAGGAAGGAGGTGGGGATGGCCATGATCCTGATAACTCACAACGTGGGGTTGGTGGCTGAGAGGTCCGACAGAGTGGCTGTGATGTACGCCGGCAAGCTGGTCGAGGTCGGGCCCACCGATGGCGTGCTGGAGGAGCCCCTCCACCCCTACACGAGGGGGTTGATATCATCGCTCCCCACCAAGAGGAGGAGGAAGGAGAGATTGTCCTCCATCCCCGGAAGTGTGCCGGACCTGATAAATCCCCCTAAAGGTTGTAGATTCAGCCCTAGATGCCCCATCAAGCTGGAGGTCTGTGAGAGGGAGGAGCCTCCGGCTGAGGAGGTAGGGGAGGGTCGGAAGGTCTATTGCTTCGCCGTGAGGTGATTGTGTGGAGCTCCTGAGGGTAGAGGACCTTAGGAAGTACTTCCCGGTTGGAGGTAGAGTCTTCGGGAGACCTGGGTACCTCAGAGCCGTGGACGGGGTCACTCTCTCGGTGAGACGCGGTGAAACGCTCGGATTGGTGGGAGAATCCGGCTCGGGAAAATCCACGCTTGTGCTCACCGCTATGAAGCTACATGAACCTACCGGCGGGAGGATATTTCTGGATGACGTGGATGTAACTGAGATGAAGGAGAGGGAGTTCAAGAAGTTCAGGAGGAGGCTGGGTATCGTTTTCCAAGATCCTTACTCCTCGCTGAACCCCAGGAGCAGGGTCGGGGAGATCATCGCTAGACCAATGAGAGTCCACGGTTACGAGGAGGAGGAGATAAGGAGGAAGTTGCGAGAGGTCATAGAGGAGGTCGGGCTCTCCATCGAGCACTTAGGTAGGTATCCGCATCAGCTCAGCGGTGGTCAGCAGCAGAGGGTGGCTATAGCTAGGGCCATAGTGACGAAGCCCGATCTGGTTTTCCTGGACGAACCCACTTCCTCCTTGGACATCTCAGTCCAAGCCCAGATACTCAACCTCCTATTGGAGCTGCAGCAGCATTACGGGATGTCTTACGTCTTCGTGACTCATGACCTGCTTACTGTGAGGCATGTGAGCGATAGGATCGCGGTGATGTATGCTGGCAAGCTGGTAGAGTTAGCGAGAGCTGACAGCATATTTACGGAACCGAAGCATCCCTACACGGCCACGCTGATCCTCTCCCTGCCGGTTCCGGATCCCGCTATGAGATCCCAGAAGGAGGCCCTGATCAGGAGGGGTGTGAGGATCTCAGGGGAACCCCCAAACTTGCTGAGACCTCCTGAGGGCTGTAGGTTCCACCCCAGGTGCCCATTCGCAATCGATAAGTGCAAAAAGGAGGAACCTGAGCTTATAAGATTCGATGACCATTTGGTAGCTTGTCATAGGGCTGAGGAGTTACTCCTAACAGCTTAGGAGAGCTTATCGAGAGGACCCAGCTGCTCCCTCACCTGAGCCCCCTGATCGCCTTAGATAGTCTCTCAGCAAGCTCCTCCACATCATCGGAATCGTTGTATAGGTGAACCGAGAACCTGAGGAACCCTCTCCTCACGCTGGCCACAACGCTCCTACCCTCCCCCGAGATACTCCTCAGGAGGTCCTCGGGCCTCACCCCATCGACCCTCACCGTCACTATGGGACCCCTACCCTCCGCGGGCGTGATCGGGCTCACCCTAGCTAGATTCGAGAGCTCCTCCAGGAGCTTCCCGCTTACCCTCATGTCCTGATCATGGATGCGGTTCACCCCGAGCTCTAGCAGGTACTCCAGAGATTTGGCCAGGCCCACCTTCGCATCGTAGGAGCTGGTGCCGTACTCAAACCTTCTCGCCGCCTCTGCGTAACTGAGGCCGGAGGTATCGAGGGCCCACATGTCCCTCACGGAGCGCCAGCCAACTATGCCGGGCTCGAGTTCCTCCGCCAGATCCCTCCTTATGTAAGCTACGGCAGCCCCCATGGGGCCCAGGAGCCACTTGTAGCTCCCGGTGATGTAAACATCCACATCAAGAGCCTTCACGTCCACGGGAATGCAGCCAGCCGCTTGTATACCATCCACTATCATCAGGGCACCCACTTCATGAGCCCTCTCAGCAATCGCCCTCAGGTCGAGTCTCTGGCCGGTTAGGAACTCCACGTGGCTCAAGCAAACTGCTCTTAAACCTCCTCTAATCTTACTGAGCAGCTCACCCTCATCTATCAGGAACCCTTCAGGCTCAAAGATCTCCATCTCCCATCCTTTCTCCCTTCCGATCCTCATCCAAGGGTAGATGACGGAGGGGAACTCTAGGATTGTCGATAGGACCCTCCCTCCCCTCCTGAGGGCCCAAGCTATCGAGTTGATGGCCTCCGTCACGCTGCTGAACACAGCCACCTCGTCCTCGCTGCATCCCAGGAGCTCGGACGCCCTCAGCCTGAGTCCCTCGAATACACTCTCCTCGGCCCCCTCATCCAGGTAGGCTGCGCCCTCCGTCATCAGCCTCTCCGAGAACTCCCTGATGGCATCGATGGTGCGTTTGGGAACCAGGCCTATGCTCGCTGTGTTCAGGTAAACGTACCTCCCTAAGGCTGGGAATTCCGAGAGGAGATCCTCCCTCAATGGAAGCCCCTCTCGGTCACGACTGAAAAATTATAAACATTTCAGCGGCCCCGGAAAACGGAAACTTTTTATAGAATATCGGGGCATCCGCATGTAAATGAGCGGGAAGCTGCTCCTGGCCATGATTATTCTGTTCGCTGCGCTTCACCTCATCGAGGTCCGCGCCGATACCTACACGGTGACCACCCTGGAGGATCGCGATGACGGTAGTTGCGATACCGATTGCACACTCAGGGAAGCCATAAACGCGGCTCAGTCGGATTGCTGGAATGCTATCGATACGATAGTCTTCGACAGCTCCTTAGTGGGAACGATATACTTAAGCGGACAACTTCCCTCCCTCCGGTGCCCCATGGTCTTGGACGGTGATGGTAGGATAACGATCAACGGAAATCGCGCCATTGACTATGGGCTCCTGATCTACGCTTGGGATGGCGCAAGTGACCCGGATATCGTCTTGAAGGGCATGATCATCGAGGATTTCGCGAATGCTGGAATCTACATAGAGCCGTCGGGCCAGGTCCTCGTCGATGGTGTTGAGGTGAGGCGTAGCGGAGTGGGCGTGGCCATTTACTCCGGATCGCGAGGCAGGGTGACGCTGAGGGGACTCTCCGTTCACGATAACAATTGGCAGGGGATTTACGTGGTCGCCTCCTCAGATCCCGGAGAGACGGAGATCATCGTGGAGAGCAGCAGAGTATACGGAAATGCTCAAGGCATCTGGATCGATGGGAGTAGTAAAGCCGTGATCAACGTCTTCATAGGCGATCCTTTAAACTCCGATTCACGTAATTACGTTTATGGGAACTCGGCAGAGGGAATAGTGCTTTCAGGTAACGTCCGTAACTCAGTGATAGCTCATAACGTGGTGGGGAGCGATGGCTCCTCCCCCCGACCCAACGCGCTGGGAGGAATAACGTTAGCGAACGGAGTGAGTAACTGCAGGATAATCAACAACGAGGTAGCTTACAACGGATATCAGAACATCCTGCTGATGGGAAGTGGAACTGAAGGGAATGAGATTGATGGTAATTACGTTCACTGCGATCCAACGCTTCAGGAACCTCTCTGCTACGTGGGGATCTACCTGGGAGGGGGGGCCTCGGGCAACCTCGTAGGTAGCTCCCTCGGTAACACGGTGACGGGCCACAGGTACGAGGGAATAGCCGTCGTGGGGGAGGCTGATGGCAACGTCATCTCGAACAACAGGGTGGGCTCGTTCAACGAGGATGGATCCTACAACGGGAATAGGAACATCGGGAACGGTGCTGGGATAGCGGTCATAAATGCTGCAGCCCCCGATATACACTACCCCTTCCCAGTTTACGCTAGGACGAGCTCAGCTGACGTTCCAGGACCCAGTAACACTCTTATACAGGCTAATAAGGTGGCCGGGAACAGGGGAGCCGGTGTGATACTGATAAGGGCTGTGGGCTTCGAGGCTTCCCTTAACGAGGTCTACGAGAACTCCTTCCACGGTTTCTACTGGGTCGGTTCATCGGGAGCAGCTTACTCCAACACGGTGCATCACAACGACGGCTCCGGCTTCAGGGTGGAGCCCTACTGGGGGTTGAACTCGCCATCGGCTGGAGCCACCAGCCCCTTAACCTATGACGACGACCTGCTGTCCTCGGGCATAGGGATCTACAATAACTACGTGGAGTACAATAAGGGCTATGGGCTTCTGGTGATCGATAACCCCTGGGTTGGCCTCGATGTGGTCAATGATGCCAATCACTTCTGGGAAAACGAGCCCCTAGATGCCGTGAAACTCTGGCTGGGTCACATCAGGGTGCTGGATCCTAGGGGCAACCCGTTGGCCGGCCTCAGGGTCGATGTTTTCAGGGGAGGCGATGATGGCGATGATTCACCCGACTACTCCTGCGTCACCGGGGCCGATGGGCGCTGTGGGCCCCCTGGCTTCGACTACGATGACGCCTCCACATGGTTCGCGTTCGTCGAGGAGGAGCTCAGCGGGTCCGTGGTGAGGAGGTACAACCCGCACGGCTTCGCCGTGGCGGGAGTTAGAGTGAGCGCTCTCTACTCCTGGAACGGTTTGATGGATGCCGGTGAATCAGGAGGCTCCTTAGAATCACCTCCCGGTTCAGGAGCCTTCAGGTATCAGTACGCTCAGCTCACTTACGCGCTGAGGGCCGGCAGGGCCGTCACCGTCGAGAAGTGCCACGTTAGGGCTGAGCTCAACGCTACCGGCCCTAGGTACCCCCTTTCCCCCGGGGATCCGGTCAACTACACCCTGAAGTTGATCCCGAGCTGTGATAGGGCATTGGAGATCGAAGCCGAGATGAGGATCCCCGAGAAGCTGATCCCGTTGGGCTGGCACACTGCAGTGGGAACTGTCTCTTACGATGACGAGAGCAGGCTGCTGAGGTGGAGAGGGAGCATCTGCGGGAACACCACCGTCCTCGAGGTGGTGACCCTCATATCGGGCGATGCTGAGCTCGGGGACCCGATCCTCACGAGGGCGGACCTGACCTGCCTCTCCCCCAACTGCCTCGCCTACCGCAGCGACGACCCCGCTACCCCCGGCTGGGAGGACCACACGCTTAGGACCGTATCGCTGGTGACCCTCCGAACCCTCCCGTCCCGTGGGTTCGAGGTGCCCTTCAACCTGTCCCCGTACGGGGAGTTTTCCCTCCTCGTCTCAGGGTGCGGTGGGTGGTCCTTGAGCTTAGGGTATCCCCTGGAGAACGGTTCCGTGCTCTCGAATCCCTCCGGGATCCTATCGGCTCTTCCCCCGAGGAGGCTATCCTCATGCGAGGTCAAGTTCACCCTGGTGAAACCGAGCAGTCTCTCGAGGCCCCTGCTAGACTCAAAGCTATCCCAGTTGATTAAGGAGTTCTCGATACGCCTCGAGGTGATCCCGGAGGAGATCGAGCCCGAGCTTAAGGTTGAAGTGAGACCCAGGGATCCGGTCCTCGGGAAGCCCCTCACTGTGAGACTGGCCCTAGTGAATCCCAGCGGCTTCGACCTCAACGCGTCCCTGAGGATTCCCTTGGATGGCTTCAAGCTCCTCTCGGTGGTTCACTCGACCCACGGGGAGCTCAGGAGGATCGGAAAGGACCTGCTCTGGAGGTTAGAGCTACCCGCCGGTAGGAGCTCGTCAGCCCAACTCACGCTGATCCCCGAGGCTGAGGGGGAGGTGAGCTCGACCCTGAGGCTCATCTACTCGGCCGGCGGCCCGGAGTACGAGAGGACCTTCGAGCTGCGATTGAGGGTATTGAAGGGGGATGCTGGTTCCTCCAGGGTCGAAGAACCACCTCGGGATGAGGATAGCGGGGGATCGGGCTTTCCGACGACCAGCCCCTCCGAGGAAGGGGGGGCCGATGAGCCCAAGCAGGGGGTCGAGACGGAGCCCATCGGACGCTTCTCAAGCACGGAGGAGCGTTATTGGAGGGCGAATGAGGACCTTAGAGTAAGTTACGATCCGATCTTCCTGCTGGCGGTACTGATCCTCGCGTCCGTCTTGGCTGCTCTCACGTACTCCGCTGCCAAGAGGTAACCTTATTACATTCGTCCAGCTGAGTTACCGCATGTGCAGGCTCCTGCTGCTCGCGGGCTCCGATGGTGCTTCAGCCAACCGCCTCCTGCGTGCCTTCTCCGAGGCCAGCAGATGCGACCCTTACTTGGCTGAACTCAGAGGCGATGAACGTTGCCTGAGCCATGATGACGGATGGGGCTACGCTTTAATCGGATATAGGGGTGGGAAGCACCTCTCTAAGCACTACAGATCCGTCTCACCGGTCTTCGAGGATACGGAGCTGGGTGAGCTCACGGCCCTCCTGGGAGGGCTCGATGGCTTCCTCCTCATAGCTCACTCGAGGAAGTCGTCCAAGGGGGGAGCTGAGGTCAGGAACACGCACCCTTTCCACTACTCTTACCTCGGCTTCGAGCTCTGGATAGCCCACAACGGCACCGTCGACGATAGGAGGATAGCCGAGGAGCGTGGCTGGAACTACGATGGGGACCTTTCGGATACCCACTACCTGGGGAGGTACGTCTACGAGTCCTTAAGCTCTTCCTCAGTGGCTCGGGCCTTCAGCAAGGCCTCCAAGTTCCTGAAGGAGGGTAGCGCGATGAACACTGTGTCCCTGGTGAGCGGGGATAGCTTTAGGGCGGTGGTGACGTGCCTCTACCGTGCGAAGAACGAGAGTTACGAGAGGTACTACAGGCTCTTCGAACTCCGAGAGGAACGCTTGATGGGAGCGGTCTCCTCCACGATCGAGTATTACGCTGAGGACTCACGGTTCAGTGAGCTGCAGAACGGGAAGGGCCTCACCTTCGAGGTGAGGGATGAAGGTGGAGGGGAGATATCCCTCAGCAGGGAGGCATTCGACATCGAGGATCCAGAGCTTTAGACCTTCGTATACACCTCGATTCCCAGCTCCTCCGCCGCTTTGACAGCATCCTCGTCCGCGAAGGGAGTCACTACCAGGAGCCTGGATGGTACCCTCCCGGTCTTCATCGTGTAGAAATCGGCCTTGCTCTTGAAGTTGTAGATATCCGACCTCCTCACGTGAGAAGATATCTCCACCAGTATCACCTGTTCGTCTGTTATCGCGACGTCCAACTCCACCTCGCTTGGCCTCCTGAATACGTAACCCTCCGAATCGTAACCCTTCCAGCTCTCCACCTTGACGTTGAAGCTCCTCTCCAGGAGACCCTTCAGCCCCTGCCTGAATGCCTCCTCGCTCAGTATACCCCACCTGGCCCCTAGGGCCGCTATATGCCTCTCAACGAGCTCAAATCCTCTCATCATGTCCTCCCTAAGCTTGGCCAGCTCCTCATCGTGCCTCCTGAAGCCGGCCGTCATGTCCTCCCTAAGCTTGGCCAGCTCGCTCCAGAGCTTGGCCAGCTCCTCATCGTGCCTCCTGAAGCCGGCCGTCATGTCCTCCCTAAGCTTGGCCAGCTCGCTCCAGAGCTTGGCCAGCTCCTCATCGTGCCTCCTGAAGCCGGCCGTCATGTCCTCCCTNNNNNNNNNNNNNNNNNNNNNNNNNNNNNNNNNNNNNNNNNNNNNNNNNNNNNNNNNNNNNNNNNNNNNNNNNNNNNNNNNNNNNNNNNNNNNNNNNNNTAAGCTTGGCCAGCTCCTCCTGTACCAACCTAAGGCTCCTGAGGGTTTCATCGAGTCCCAAGTAACCTGCTACCGCGAACCTGAACTCCTCATCCTCTCTCAACAGATCCAGGAACTTCCTCTTCAGCGGGATCCTCGAGTCCACCATCCGATCTTATCAACGAGCTTCCCTTAAAAAAGGTAGCTTCCGATCCGAATGAGATCGATGAGACATCTGAGAATCAACTGAGCGAGGCCAAAGTCTCCATCGGATTGCTCTAATGGAGGAAGCCCTACTCGCGTGTTAGCCAGTCGGGGGACCGTTGACTCCTCCCCCACCACCCGTGCCCGTGGTGACCCCGGTCGCCTTTTTTAAGGTGGGCCAGTCATATAACCATGGTGAAGGTATGATAGGCGTGGGTTCCTTCGCTCCCGATTTCACGCTCCCCGATCAGTTCGGTGAGGAGGTAACTCTTTACGAGCTTAGAGGTAAGAGGATCCTCCTTTCCTTTCATCCTCTCGCTTGGACGAGTGTTTGCGAGGAGCAGGTGAAGGAGCTTGAGTCCCTCTACCCAGAACTCGAGGAGCTGGGGGTGGTCCCGCTCAGCGTGAGCGTCGACCCCGTGCCAAGTAAGAGGGCCTGGGCCAGGCACATGGGCGTCGTCAAGACTGCCCTACTATCGGACTTCTGGCCGCACGGGCAGGTGTCGAGGGCCTACGGCCTCTTCGATGAGAAACGAGGGGTATCGGGGAGGGCCGTCATCCTGATCGATGAGGAAGGGATCGTGGTTTACGCTAAGGAGTACCCCCTGAATGAGAAACCGAACATGGAGGATGTAATGAAGTTCTTGAGGGCCAGGAGTTGATCTCATCCCGACGCCGAAATCGGTTTCGGAAGTAGATCCCCATCCTCAACCCCCCTCAGGCGCATCCGAGGGCTTCAACGCTCTGGGACCGGGCGCGCTAGTTAATATGCTTCCCCCTCGAGTTGAGGTATGGCCACCGTGATAGCTCCCCTAGGCCTCTCGCCTCCCGTGGTCACGGAGTTCGTCCAGTGGTTGGAGCTCGAGGGCATCGACGTTAGGGACGTCATCCTGATAGAGACCAGTGAGAGGGACGTGCTGGCCGGAGCGAAGCTGGTCAAGGTGGCTCTTCAACTCAGGTACCCGAGGCTGAGGGTGGGGGAGGTCCTGCTGGATTACCCCGACGTGGATAACCAGGAGAGGGCCTTCGACTTCATGGAGAAGTTGGTCGAGCTGGTAGGATCGCTCGAGCGCAAAAGGGTTTACCTCCTCATATCGGGCGGTAGGAAGGTCATGAGTGTCGCTCTAGCTTTGGTGAGCCAGTTCTTCCCCAGCGAGGTCTATCACGTGGTAGCGAGGGACGTCAAGATAGCCAACATGGAGTTGGAGAGGTTGAGGCCCAGGGTGCTCGAGCTTTACGAATCCGAGGATCCTCTCTCATATTACGAGGCTGATGAGGACCTTAAGAGGCTGATGTTCCCTCCTGCGAGTGAATACGACGTGATAAGGCTTCCTACAATCCCCTACCCGGACCAGGTCCTCTCAGAAGTTAAAAGAGCCCTAGAAGGGGCTAAGAGGGAGGAAGTAGGCTTCAACCTGGTCGCCTTGCTCTCGGAGATGGGGTTGATCCAAGTCGCAGGGGGGAGGACGGTCGCCACGCAGGTGGGTAGGAGGCTTCTGAGGATCCTGGATAGAATAGTCTGAGTTCCGCTTCGGGCATCTCTCGTCAGGTACCGTGTTTGAGTCACCGAGATCACATGAGGGCCCCGGCCAGGGACCTCAGGCTATTCTCGGAGCACCTGTAGATCAGGATGAAAGCCACTATTTCGAGTATTAAAGCCAGTAAGGAGACCAAGTTGGAGGCGATTAAGGCAATGAAGGCGACTAAGGTGTCGGCTAGATAGAGGATTCCGCTGTTTTCGAATCCGCTATCGAGGCCCTCGACCTCCCCAAGTCTCATTAACATTACTGAGAAGAGGATCTTACCTATCACGGTCCCTATGGCTCCCACCACCAGAGCTAACACTAGACCTATAACCGCTCCCACGGAGCCGCTCGAGTACCTGGACCCGGTCAGAGGAGCTGAGGTCATGGACAAGGACATCGAGGCTATCAAGCCCAGTAGGGCCATAACAACGCCCACTATCTCCAGGAGGACTCCTATCCTCCCCACCCCCAGCTTAGGGGCGTCGAACCTCTTCAGGTGACCGGCGGCCCTAAGGAACTTGAAGAGAGCGACTAAGGAAGTTACTAAAGCTGCTACCACCACTAACAACATAAATGAGGCCGAAGCCACCATGAATGCCAGGAAGAGGAGCTCGGGTTGCCCTAGCGTCGGGGGGTACATCGGGAGCCGGGACAGACTCGACAGAAGCGCGACGAGCAGTATGACGTTAGCTAACAGAGATAGCAGGGCCCCTGCCCTCAGATCGGAGAGCCCCTCCCTCAAGTCGC
This is a stretch of genomic DNA from Candidatus Korarchaeum sp.. It encodes these proteins:
- a CDS encoding ABC transporter ATP-binding protein, which codes for MNPLLSIRNLRTYFFTSRGTVRAVDDVSLDVFEGEVLAVVGETGCGKSTLGLSVMRLVPYPGRIIGGEVLYKGKNLLELDEGELRRIRGKEIAIIFQNPSKALNPVYKIGYQIAEMPKYHLGLKMSEAWRIAVDLLRSVRIPDPELKASSYPHSLSGGMKQRSLIAMMISLKPNLLIADEPTTALDVTVQAQIMDLLEDIRKEVGMAMILITHNVGLVAERSDRVAVMYAGKLVEVGPTDGVLEEPLHPYTRGLISSLPTKRRRKERLSSIPGSVPDLINPPKGCRFSPRCPIKLEVCEREEPPAEEVGEGRKVYCFAVR
- a CDS encoding ABC transporter ATP-binding protein — translated: MELLRVEDLRKYFPVGGRVFGRPGYLRAVDGVTLSVRRGETLGLVGESGSGKSTLVLTAMKLHEPTGGRIFLDDVDVTEMKEREFKKFRRRLGIVFQDPYSSLNPRSRVGEIIARPMRVHGYEEEEIRRKLREVIEEVGLSIEHLGRYPHQLSGGQQQRVAIARAIVTKPDLVFLDEPTSSLDISVQAQILNLLLELQQHYGMSYVFVTHDLLTVRHVSDRIAVMYAGKLVELARADSIFTEPKHPYTATLILSLPVPDPAMRSQKEALIRRGVRISGEPPNLLRPPEGCRFHPRCPFAIDKCKKEEPELIRFDDHLVACHRAEELLLTA
- a CDS encoding aminotransferase class V-fold PLP-dependent enzyme, yielding MREDLLSEFPALGRYVYLNTASIGLVPKRTIDAIREFSERLMTEGAAYLDEGAEESVFEGLRLRASELLGCSEDEVAVFSSVTEAINSIAWALRRGGRVLSTILEFPSVIYPWMRIGREKGWEMEIFEPEGFLIDEGELLSKIRGGLRAVCLSHVEFLTGQRLDLRAIAERAHEVGALMIVDGIQAAGCIPVDVKALDVDVYITGSYKWLLGPMGAAVAYIRRDLAEELEPGIVGWRSVRDMWALDTSGLSYAEAARRFEYGTSSYDAKVGLAKSLEYLLELGVNRIHDQDMRVSGKLLEELSNLARVSPITPAEGRGPIVTVRVDGVRPEDLLRSISGEGRSVVASVRRGFLRFSVHLYNDSDDVEELAERLSKAIRGLR
- a CDS encoding right-handed parallel beta-helix repeat-containing protein, whose amino-acid sequence is MSGKLLLAMIILFAALHLIEVRADTYTVTTLEDRDDGSCDTDCTLREAINAAQSDCWNAIDTIVFDSSLVGTIYLSGQLPSLRCPMVLDGDGRITINGNRAIDYGLLIYAWDGASDPDIVLKGMIIEDFANAGIYIEPSGQVLVDGVEVRRSGVGVAIYSGSRGRVTLRGLSVHDNNWQGIYVVASSDPGETEIIVESSRVYGNAQGIWIDGSSKAVINVFIGDPLNSDSRNYVYGNSAEGIVLSGNVRNSVIAHNVVGSDGSSPRPNALGGITLANGVSNCRIINNEVAYNGYQNILLMGSGTEGNEIDGNYVHCDPTLQEPLCYVGIYLGGGASGNLVGSSLGNTVTGHRYEGIAVVGEADGNVISNNRVGSFNEDGSYNGNRNIGNGAGIAVINAAAPDIHYPFPVYARTSSADVPGPSNTLIQANKVAGNRGAGVILIRAVGFEASLNEVYENSFHGFYWVGSSGAAYSNTVHHNDGSGFRVEPYWGLNSPSAGATSPLTYDDDLLSSGIGIYNNYVEYNKGYGLLVIDNPWVGLDVVNDANHFWENEPLDAVKLWLGHIRVLDPRGNPLAGLRVDVFRGGDDGDDSPDYSCVTGADGRCGPPGFDYDDASTWFAFVEEELSGSVVRRYNPHGFAVAGVRVSALYSWNGLMDAGESGGSLESPPGSGAFRYQYAQLTYALRAGRAVTVEKCHVRAELNATGPRYPLSPGDPVNYTLKLIPSCDRALEIEAEMRIPEKLIPLGWHTAVGTVSYDDESRLLRWRGSICGNTTVLEVVTLISGDAELGDPILTRADLTCLSPNCLAYRSDDPATPGWEDHTLRTVSLVTLRTLPSRGFEVPFNLSPYGEFSLLVSGCGGWSLSLGYPLENGSVLSNPSGILSALPPRRLSSCEVKFTLVKPSSLSRPLLDSKLSQLIKEFSIRLEVIPEEIEPELKVEVRPRDPVLGKPLTVRLALVNPSGFDLNASLRIPLDGFKLLSVVHSTHGELRRIGKDLLWRLELPAGRSSSAQLTLIPEAEGEVSSTLRLIYSAGGPEYERTFELRLRVLKGDAGSSRVEEPPRDEDSGGSGFPTTSPSEEGGADEPKQGVETEPIGRFSSTEERYWRANEDLRVSYDPIFLLAVLILASVLAALTYSAAKR
- a CDS encoding class II glutamine amidotransferase, coding for MCRLLLLAGSDGASANRLLRAFSEASRCDPYLAELRGDERCLSHDDGWGYALIGYRGGKHLSKHYRSVSPVFEDTELGELTALLGGLDGFLLIAHSRKSSKGGAEVRNTHPFHYSYLGFELWIAHNGTVDDRRIAEERGWNYDGDLSDTHYLGRYVYESLSSSSVARAFSKASKFLKEGSAMNTVSLVSGDSFRAVVTCLYRAKNESYERYYRLFELREERLMGAVSSTIEYYAEDSRFSELQNGKGLTFEVRDEGGGEISLSREAFDIEDPEL
- a CDS encoding DUF3782 domain-containing protein is translated as REDMTAGFRRHDEELAKLWSELAKLREDMTAGFRRHDEELAKLWSELAKLREDMTAGFRRHDEELAKLREDMMRGFELVERHIAALGARWGILSEEAFRQGLKGLLERSFNVKVESWKGYDSEGYVFRRPSEVELDVAITDEQVILVEISSHVRRSDIYNFKSKADFYTMKTGRVPSRLLVVTPFADEDAVKAAEELGIEVYTKV
- a CDS encoding peroxiredoxin; protein product: MIGVGSFAPDFTLPDQFGEEVTLYELRGKRILLSFHPLAWTSVCEEQVKELESLYPELEELGVVPLSVSVDPVPSKRAWARHMGVVKTALLSDFWPHGQVSRAYGLFDEKRGVSGRAVILIDEEGIVVYAKEYPLNEKPNMEDVMKFLRARS
- a CDS encoding CRISPR-associated ring nuclease is translated as MATVIAPLGLSPPVVTEFVQWLELEGIDVRDVILIETSERDVLAGAKLVKVALQLRYPRLRVGEVLLDYPDVDNQERAFDFMEKLVELVGSLERKRVYLLISGGRKVMSVALALVSQFFPSEVYHVVARDVKIANMELERLRPRVLELYESEDPLSYYEADEDLKRLMFPPASEYDVIRLPTIPYPDQVLSEVKRALEGAKREEVGFNLVALLSEMGLIQVAGGRTVATQVGRRLLRILDRIV
- a CDS encoding DUF973 family protein yields the protein MHSERLSDLREGLSDLRAGALLSLLANVILLVALLSSLSRLPMYPPTLGQPELLFLAFMVASASFMLLVVVAALVTSLVALFKFLRAAGHLKRFDAPKLGVGRIGVLLEIVGVVMALLGLIASMSLSMTSAPLTGSRYSSGSVGAVIGLVLALVVGAIGTVIGKILFSVMLMRLGEVEGLDSGFENSGILYLADTLVAFIALIASNLVSLLALILEIVAFILIYRCSENSLRSLAGALM